Sequence from the Thermocoleostomius sinensis A174 genome:
TGATCTATTTATTGGAGGGAATCGCTTTCTTCACACTGCATGAATTTGATTTAGACGAGATTGTTCGATCGCTAACCACCATCGGCATCATCTCGATTCCTTTGTTACAAGAACAAACTCGACAACAGTTGCAACGCGAAGCGGAGCAATTCAACTACGCTCCTGAAATTAAAACAATTGGCGCAACTGATCAGATTGTGAAAACTGAATATGATTCCTGTGATACCTTTGCTGAGAATTCGTTGTACACAGAATTGACACAGCAGTTTCAAACTTTACTAAATGATGCCATTGCCCAAACGGGATTATCGCTGTTTGAGACACCACTGCAATTTAACTCTATGGTGCTGCAACGTTATCGACCAGAACAATTGGGGATCACGCCTCATCGCGATAGCCTTAGAGCTATCAACCTGATCTGTGTTTTCAACATCAGTGGACATGCTTCTTTCTACCGCTGTGACGATCGATCAGGGGCTGGAGCCATTGCCATCGATACGACCCCAGGACATGTGATTTTGATGCGAGCACCGGGATTCTTAGGATTAAGCGATCGACCGTTTCATTACGTTACTGAGATTCGCTCTACCCGCTATAGCTTGGGATTACGACAGCGGATTCGATAGAAACCCTCAGGTGAAGAACAAGGTGCGAATGCCCTCACTGCCAAGCTCGATCGCTAGAGCCGCCAGCAAAAATCCCAAAATTTTGGTGGCAATGATGGCACCTTCTGCTCCAATCCAATGGGAAACCCGGTTCGCTTGCCGAAAAATTAACCAGCTTACCAGCATGGCGGCCACAATCCCAAAAATCACGCTAGCGTGGGCATTGGGTTCTTGGGACATCAACAGCATAACGGTTGTTAGCGTACCAGGACCAGCCAATAGTGGTAGAGCCAAGGGCGTAATCGCCACATCGCGATCTTGTTCGACAATCGGCTCTTCGATTTTGCCGTTCAGCATATCAAGCGCAATCAGCAGTAACAGCAATCCTCCGGCTACTTGCAGCGAAGCAATACTAATATGCAAGTAATTCAGGATAGGCTGCCCGATAAAGGCAAAGATTAATAAAACGGCCGTTGCCACAAGGGTCGCTCGATCGACGACTTGATTGCGCTGCTCTGCATCCATCCCCTTCGTCAGAATTAGCAAGATTGGTGCATTGCCGATCGCATCGGCTAAAACAAACACCGCCACAAAGGTCCGAATCACGATCGACACATCCATTTCCATCCCCCTTTGCCACTTAACACATTACGTTTGGTTCTGAACCTGATTGAGTGTTTCAATCTAGGTTTTAATTCGCTGCTTTTAATACCAATTCTCTATCAGGTTGCACCGGATGCCGACCCCTCCAACCATCCCGTTGCAAGGGGAGGAGCCGCCAGCGGTGGGATGAATGCGATACCGCATGACAAAGAGTTGATACAACCTAAAGTCTGATGTCGTCAAGATAAAGCTAAAGCACATTCGATAAACGATAAAATGCTGCTTTAGCCTCTGTATTTGTGCCATCATGTCCCTTGTAAGAACCCGCCCGCTGCGGCAATTTGTTGGATTATCCAGTCTATCGCGTCAAATGATGGCGATCGGCGTGCTAATCACCCTCGTATTTGTCTTGGCAGCTGTATTTGCACCACTATTGCAATCTTGGGGCGTCATTCAAGATCCGCTCGAAGCGTTGGCGAATCCCATTCATCAACCCCCATCGGTAGAGCACTGGTTTGGTACAAGTCGGCAGGGCTATGATGTGTTCTCGCGCACGTTGTTTGGCAGTCGCGTCGCGCTACAGGTGGTGATTTTGGCTACACTGCTGGGATTGGTGACAGGTGTTCCTCTGGGCATGGTCAGCGGCTACATTGGCGGACGGCTCGATCGCACCGTGCTGTTTTTCATGGACATCATTTCGACGTTGCCAACGTTGTTACTGTCTGTCACCCTAGCGTTTGTGGTGGGTCGGGGGGTGTGGAATGCGGCGATCGCCCTCAGCATTGCCTACATTCCGCAATATTATCGAGTGGTCCGCAATCATACCGTCAGTGTCAAAACTGAGCTATTCATTGAGGCGGCCCAAGCAATGGGGGCCTCGACGTGGCGGGTTCTGAGGCGCTATCTTTTCTTTAATGTGATTCAAAGTGTTCCGGTGTTGTTTACCCTCAATGCAGCAGAAGCGGTGCTGGTTTTGGGTGGACTGGGCTTTTTAGGGTTAGGACTGCCTGAAGGTACACCAGAATGGGGCCGCGATCTGCAATATGCCTTGGATGCTTTGCCAACAGGCATTTGGTGGACAGCCCTGTTTCCAGGGCTAGCTTTAACGCTGCTGGTAGTAGGTCTGTCGCTGATTGGCGAAGGCTTAAATGAGTTAATTAATCCTTTGGCTCGGCAAGAATGAGTGGTTAAGATTTGTAACTTCACAAAAAGTAGTATTGACTTTCAGTGGAATTCTCTGCGATCTCCTGCCCACATCGGCAACGTACAGATTACACTGGATCAAGCCCTTAATTCAGACATTAGGTCGCACCTTATCATCTTGGCAATTCTCTTTTTGCTCCATGATTCCATCTACACAAAAACTATCGGCTGAGGAGCTAGTTGCCCTCGATCATAAACTCTCTAACCGCTACATCGAACTTGATCCGGCTGGTTACTTTATCATTTATGTCGATCGTGAAGCCGGACTCATTTGCGCGAAACATTACACGAATACAATCAACGATAAGGGGCTGGCTTGTGATCCTGAAACCGGTGAACCCTTGCCTTGCAACAGTAAAGTAGAGCGGGTTCCAACTCGAATTTATGCAGGTAGAACCGCGAAAGAATTGTGCATTCAGATATTTGAAGAGACCCAACCCTGCCCCCTAACATACCTAGACCATGCGGCTTATTTGGGGCGGGAATTTGTGCGGGCGGAAATGGCGCTGCTGACAGGACAAGACTATATCCAGGATTGAAATCGGCTTTTTGGAGTCTAGGGAATGGGTGGTTGGAAATGGGTTAGTTGAGTCAATAAGGATTGTTTGAATAGGCTTGGACTCATGGCACGAGTAGTCGAGCACAGCCAAGTTCCAGCATATCAGTTCGGTTCCAATCAGTCTTCTTCTGCATTGAGGACAAATCTCACCAGGGAGGATGAGTTCGTCTGCTGTTGGGCTGAGTAGAATAGAAGGGATAGCTATTCCTCATTTACAATCCGTTGCCATGATGAACGAGTTGTACCGCTCAGAAGACGCCCAGCAAATTTTGCAAATTGCAATGGCTCGTCAAACAGACGAAGGCGAACTCACTCGCACTCAGCTTTATGAGATTGCGGCAGAGTTGAATATTTCGATCGCCGATATGGAAGCAGCAGAACAACAGTGGTTAGCACGGCAAGGTGAGGAAGCAGAACGGACTGCGTTCATTCGATTTCGGCAAAGCAAGTTTCAGCGACGACTGGCGAAATATGCGATCGTCAATGTGTTTCTGATTTCCCTGAATTTACTGACTGCTCCAGGAATGTTGTGGTCGCTGTATGTGGCGCTCTTCTGGGGAATTGGCGTCGCGCTAGATGCTTGGAAGACCTACTGGGTGGGCGATATAGAATTTGAGGAAGCCTTTGAAAACTGGCGACAGCGGCAACAACTGAAGCGATCGGTTTCGACAGTGCTCAATCGCTTCAATCGCTGGATTGCGAGTTGATGACGGCTCCAATGTCTTCCCCAAAGCGGCGATGCGTTTTAGTTTGTCAACACCGATCGTGTGCTCGTAACGGAGCCGCCGACGTTCTAGCCACTTTTCAGCAAGCTGCACCATGCGAAGTGTTTGTCAGTGGTAGTGATTGCTTGGGACAATGTGCATCTGGTCCAACGGTGCAGGTGATGCCCGACGGTACATGGTATTGTCGAATTAAGCCCAGCGATGTAGCGGCGATCGTTGAGCAACATTTGCAGAACAATCAACCGATCGCGAATCTTCTGCATCCGCGGTTCCATCCGCGTTACGATAGTCCGCTTGTATAGTGCTCAATTGGCAGAGCTTTCTATGAAACCCTGTATACGGGTGAAGCCGAACTCAAAAAGCAGTGTAGTTAGATTGAGATAGACGATTGATGACCTATGGATTTGCCGATCGTCTATCATCCCAACTATGTGGTACCGCTACCTGACAACCATCGCTTCCCGATGCCCAAATTTCGGCAGTTATACGAAATGCTGATAGCTGACCAAGTGGTGCATCCCTGCCAGTTTCATGTTCCAGAATTACCGTCAAATGAGACGATTGCATGTGTGCACACTCCTGAATATGTACAGGCTTATTGTGACGGAACGTTAGATGCCAAAGCCCAGCGACGCATTGGACTACCATGGAGTCCGGCGTTGGTGAAGCGCACTTGTATAGCTGTGGGCGGAACGATCCTCACGGCTCGATTGGCGTTAGAGTGCGGCTTAGCCTGTAACACGGCGGGTGGAACCCACCATGCCTTTCCCAGTTACGGCTCGGGGTTTTGTATTTTCAATGATTTGGCGATCGCCGCTCGCGTATTGTTGTCTGAAGGTGTAGTTGAAAGAATCTTAGTTATAGATTTAGACGTTCATCAAGGTGATGGTACAGCTTTTATTTTTCAAGCTGATGCACGTGTCTTTACATTTTCAATGCATTGTGCTGTTAATTTTCCAGGAACGAAACAACAGAGCGATCTAGATGTTCCCCTAATAGCGGGAATGGGTGATGATGCTTATTTGCAACTATTAGGTAACTATTTGCCCGATTTATTGTCGCATGTCAATCCTGATTTGGTTCTCTATGATGCTGGAGTAGATGTGCATATTAGCGATCGGCTTGGTAAGTTGGCGTTGAGCGATCGGGGAATTTTTTGTCGAGAAATGCAGGTATTAAGTACCTGCGTATCACAAGGCTATCCAGTGGCATGCGTAATTGGCGGTGGCTATGGAGACGATATGCAAGCCTTAGTGTATCGACATTCACTAGTGCATCGCGCCGCCAGTGATGTGTATCGACAGTACCGACTTTAGAAAAGAAAGGAGGAAAGGATAAGGCATGAAGAATGAACTCAGCGCTTTCACGTTGTCTTAAAAAATTCCCAGGTTCCGTCGGCAGAACGCTGGGAAAATAACAAACTTCTCGTTAAGAATTTAAGCAGCGTGCTGACGATACCAGTCGATCGTGTTTTTCAGTCCCTCCTCGAAGCCAACTTGTGCCACAAACCCAAAGGCTTGCTTAGCTCGTTCTGTATCCAGACAGCGGCGTGGCTGACCGTTGGGTTTATCTGTTTCCCAGACAATTTCACCATCGAATTCCATTAACCGACA
This genomic interval carries:
- a CDS encoding MarC family protein — encoded protein: MDVSIVIRTFVAVFVLADAIGNAPILLILTKGMDAEQRNQVVDRATLVATAVLLIFAFIGQPILNYLHISIASLQVAGGLLLLLIALDMLNGKIEEPIVEQDRDVAITPLALPLLAGPGTLTTVMLLMSQEPNAHASVIFGIVAAMLVSWLIFRQANRVSHWIGAEGAIIATKILGFLLAALAIELGSEGIRTLFFT
- a CDS encoding ABC transporter permease; the protein is MSLVRTRPLRQFVGLSSLSRQMMAIGVLITLVFVLAAVFAPLLQSWGVIQDPLEALANPIHQPPSVEHWFGTSRQGYDVFSRTLFGSRVALQVVILATLLGLVTGVPLGMVSGYIGGRLDRTVLFFMDIISTLPTLLLSVTLAFVVGRGVWNAAIALSIAYIPQYYRVVRNHTVSVKTELFIEAAQAMGASTWRVLRRYLFFNVIQSVPVLFTLNAAEAVLVLGGLGFLGLGLPEGTPEWGRDLQYALDALPTGIWWTALFPGLALTLLVVGLSLIGEGLNELINPLARQE
- a CDS encoding DUF4346 domain-containing protein, with product MIPSTQKLSAEELVALDHKLSNRYIELDPAGYFIIYVDREAGLICAKHYTNTINDKGLACDPETGEPLPCNSKVERVPTRIYAGRTAKELCIQIFEETQPCPLTYLDHAAYLGREFVRAEMALLTGQDYIQD
- a CDS encoding 2TM domain-containing protein encodes the protein MSSSAVGLSRIEGIAIPHLQSVAMMNELYRSEDAQQILQIAMARQTDEGELTRTQLYEIAAELNISIADMEAAEQQWLARQGEEAERTAFIRFRQSKFQRRLAKYAIVNVFLISLNLLTAPGMLWSLYVALFWGIGVALDAWKTYWVGDIEFEEAFENWRQRQQLKRSVSTVLNRFNRWIAS
- a CDS encoding (2Fe-2S) ferredoxin domain-containing protein; protein product: MSSPKRRCVLVCQHRSCARNGAADVLATFQQAAPCEVFVSGSDCLGQCASGPTVQVMPDGTWYCRIKPSDVAAIVEQHLQNNQPIANLLHPRFHPRYDSPLV
- a CDS encoding histone deacetylase family protein; its protein translation is MDLPIVYHPNYVVPLPDNHRFPMPKFRQLYEMLIADQVVHPCQFHVPELPSNETIACVHTPEYVQAYCDGTLDAKAQRRIGLPWSPALVKRTCIAVGGTILTARLALECGLACNTAGGTHHAFPSYGSGFCIFNDLAIAARVLLSEGVVERILVIDLDVHQGDGTAFIFQADARVFTFSMHCAVNFPGTKQQSDLDVPLIAGMGDDAYLQLLGNYLPDLLSHVNPDLVLYDAGVDVHISDRLGKLALSDRGIFCREMQVLSTCVSQGYPVACVIGGGYGDDMQALVYRHSLVHRAASDVYRQYRL